Proteins found in one Campylobacter concisus genomic segment:
- a CDS encoding anaerobic ribonucleoside-triphosphate reductase activating protein yields the protein MHKVFSITPFTTLDYPDKVAAVVWFAGCNMRCMYCYNIEVVNSNGNIEMDEVCNFLDRRIGKLNGIVFSGGECTANPLFLKLAKEVKSRNFCLKVDTNGSHIEILKEAIGEGLIDYIALDFKAPKEKFVGVTGSNLYEKFISTLKYLLEINFDFEVRTTVHADFLNETDISLMSEILYNLGYRGNYYLQKFLSTGENFGNLVDAKSSFDPKKIISKLPIKLRNF from the coding sequence TTGCATAAAGTCTTTAGTATAACGCCATTTACTACGCTTGATTATCCAGACAAAGTGGCTGCGGTAGTTTGGTTTGCAGGCTGTAATATGCGATGCATGTATTGTTACAATATAGAAGTTGTAAATTCAAATGGCAATATAGAAATGGATGAGGTTTGTAACTTCTTGGACCGCCGCATAGGCAAGCTAAATGGCATCGTCTTTAGCGGCGGCGAATGCACGGCAAATCCTTTGTTTTTAAAACTTGCAAAAGAGGTTAAGTCAAGAAATTTTTGCCTAAAGGTTGATACAAATGGCTCTCATATTGAGATTTTAAAAGAGGCGATAGGTGAAGGGCTGATTGACTATATCGCACTTGATTTTAAAGCGCCAAAAGAGAAATTTGTTGGTGTAACTGGCTCAAATTTATATGAAAAATTTATTAGCACGCTAAAATATCTGCTTGAGATAAATTTTGATTTTGAAGTAAGAACAACTGTGCATGCAGACTTTCTAAACGAAACAGATATTTCTTTGATGTCTGAAATTCTTTATAACCTTGGATATAGAGGCAATTATTATTTGCAAAAATTCCTTAGCACAGGTGAAAATTTTGGAAATTTAGTTGATGCTAAAAGTAGCTTTGATCCGAAAAAGATTATCTCAAAACTTCCTATTAAACTAAGAAATTTTTAA
- a CDS encoding DUF2798 domain-containing protein — MIPAKFYKYVFAFIMSAFMAFFMSFVLTYLNLGFIDGFVKIWLIAYVKAFIVAYPVLLLVSPFVTKLTQILCKK; from the coding sequence ATGATACCAGCAAAATTTTATAAATATGTTTTTGCGTTTATAATGTCAGCATTTATGGCTTTTTTCATGTCATTTGTGCTGACATATCTAAACCTTGGTTTTATTGATGGCTTTGTAAAAATTTGGCTAATTGCTTATGTAAAAGCCTTTATAGTGGCGTATCCTGTGCTTTTGCTAGTCTCTCCATTTGTAACAAAACTCACACAAATTTTGTGTAAAAAATAA
- a CDS encoding tannase/feruloyl esterase family alpha/beta hydrolase encodes MNHCGGGNGIDDVDPLGALEAWHEKGEAPKRMLAKSRTYAGKEFLVCAYPKVATYVGGDASKASSFVCK; translated from the coding sequence ATGAACCACTGCGGTGGCGGCAACGGCATAGATGACGTCGATCCGCTTGGTGCGCTTGAAGCGTGGCATGAAAAGGGTGAAGCGCCAAAGAGAATGCTAGCAAAAAGTAGGACCTACGCTGGCAAGGAATTTTTAGTATGTGCCTATCCAAAGGTGGCTACATACGTGGGCGGAGATGCTAGCAAGGCAAGTAGCTTTGTTTGTAAGTAA
- a CDS encoding iron-containing alcohol dehydrogenase, which yields MQNFSFLNPTKIEFGKDKEQNIGRYMKEFGVKKTLIIYGSDRIIKNGLFDIAAKSLSANGIEFCKIGGVKSNPVLSKVNEAINLAKKQGVDSVLAIGGGSVLDTAKAVAAGAKYNGDVWDFFTGKDPSEALMIFDIITLAATGSEMNGGSVVTNEATKEKFAMHGACLYPKVSVVNPLLQASVSKEYLVYSASDIIAHSIEGYFTASIQPEIINLYIEANIKTVMKTTEILLKEPENYGARCEFAWAATMALNGLTYVGTAGYSYPNHMIEHAIGAVVDCAHGAGLSVVMPAWMKWYKSRNLKAFKRFGKEIFSVDDADAGIERLKEWFSKIGTPTSLIEIGVDETNLDEIMALVYDYTKGRGLEQIYTKEAISEIFALAR from the coding sequence ATGCAAAATTTTAGCTTTTTAAACCCTACAAAAATAGAATTTGGCAAAGATAAAGAGCAAAATATCGGCAGATATATGAAAGAATTTGGCGTTAAAAAGACGCTTATCATCTATGGTAGCGATAGGATCATAAAAAATGGCCTTTTTGATATCGCAGCAAAGAGCCTAAGTGCAAATGGCATCGAGTTTTGCAAGATAGGTGGCGTGAAATCAAATCCAGTGCTAAGCAAGGTGAACGAGGCTATAAATTTAGCTAAAAAGCAAGGTGTCGATAGCGTGCTAGCCATAGGTGGTGGCTCAGTGCTTGACACGGCAAAGGCTGTGGCCGCTGGAGCTAAATATAATGGCGATGTTTGGGACTTTTTTACAGGCAAAGACCCAAGCGAAGCACTTATGATCTTTGACATCATAACGCTTGCAGCAACTGGCTCAGAGATGAACGGCGGCTCAGTCGTCACAAACGAAGCCACAAAAGAGAAATTTGCCATGCACGGCGCTTGTCTTTACCCAAAAGTTTCAGTGGTAAACCCGCTGCTTCAAGCAAGCGTTAGCAAGGAGTACTTGGTCTATTCAGCCTCAGACATCATCGCTCACAGCATCGAGGGCTATTTTACGGCAAGCATTCAGCCTGAGATCATAAATTTATACATCGAAGCAAACATCAAAACGGTCATGAAAACGACTGAAATTTTACTAAAAGAGCCAGAAAACTATGGCGCTAGATGCGAGTTTGCTTGGGCTGCGACGATGGCGCTAAATGGCTTAACTTACGTTGGCACAGCCGGCTACTCATATCCAAATCACATGATCGAGCACGCCATAGGTGCGGTGGTTGATTGCGCGCATGGGGCTGGGCTAAGTGTCGTTATGCCAGCTTGGATGAAGTGGTATAAGAGTAGAAATTTAAAGGCATTTAAGCGCTTTGGCAAAGAAATTTTTAGCGTGGATGACGCAGACGCAGGCATAGAGAGGCTAAAAGAGTGGTTTAGCAAGATCGGCACGCCAACAAGCCTCATTGAAATCGGCGTTGATGAGACAAATTTAGACGAGATAATGGCTTTAGTTTATGACTATACCAAGGGTAGGGGCTTGGAGCAAATTTATACAAAAGAGGCAATAAGTGAAATTTTTGCCTTAGCGAGATAG
- a CDS encoding putative quinol monooxygenase produces the protein MIKKLFLLVFSAAFAFGAEAKVSLYELLSTPNNKSLLKQLGRENILSSKSEPGTQAIFFASAKSKPELFYVLEFYEDEAAYKKHLSSAHFKKFASASAEILASKKATSVKKRAAFSKNLTSERLKDAYFHITNLSLLAKSDTKFEKIIKKYMQKSVDDAAFAQFAFSQKDAPNKWVLVEIYKDEASFESYRHSENYKAYAKERAGLIDEFDGFGLKNEISFSKVKF, from the coding sequence ATGATTAAAAAGCTATTTTTATTAGTATTTTCGGCAGCTTTTGCCTTTGGGGCGGAGGCGAAAGTGAGCTTATACGAGCTGCTTTCAACGCCAAATAACAAGAGCTTGCTAAAGCAGCTTGGCAGGGAAAATATCCTTAGCTCAAAGAGTGAGCCAGGCACGCAGGCGATCTTTTTTGCGAGTGCAAAGAGTAAGCCAGAGCTATTTTACGTGCTTGAGTTTTATGAGGATGAGGCGGCTTATAAAAAGCATCTAAGCTCGGCGCATTTTAAGAAATTTGCAAGCGCAAGCGCTGAAATTTTGGCTAGCAAAAAGGCTACAAGCGTGAAAAAGAGGGCTGCGTTTTCTAAAAATTTAACGTCAGAGCGCCTAAAAGATGCCTACTTTCACATCACAAATTTAAGCCTCTTAGCAAAAAGCGATACGAAATTTGAAAAGATCATCAAAAAATATATGCAAAAAAGCGTAGATGACGCTGCATTTGCACAGTTTGCCTTTAGTCAAAAGGACGCGCCAAACAAGTGGGTGCTGGTTGAAATTTACAAAGACGAAGCTAGCTTTGAGAGCTACCGCCACAGCGAAAACTACAAGGCTTACGCCAAAGAGCGAGCGGGGCTAATAGATGAATTTGACGGCTTTGGTCTTAAGAACGAGATCTCATTTAGCAAGGTAAAATTTTAG
- a CDS encoding NAD(P)H-binding protein: MKKIALIAGASGALGSEILKNLCQSEHYSKVIALARHELNFTHEKLEVKIVNFDDFKDEVPFIADDVFCALGTTMKVAKHKEQFYKVDVTYPINFAKFGLECGAKRFVLLSAAGANRKSGSFYLKAKGQAEAKIKELGYSSFHVVRLPLIEAERKEFRLGEYLAIKAFKFIPKGFFDEYRPMRASDIAKVIVQVAQDDHSEGVKIYSPMEYAK; the protein is encoded by the coding sequence ATGAAAAAGATCGCCCTTATAGCTGGAGCCAGTGGCGCTTTGGGAAGTGAGATTTTAAAAAATTTATGCCAGAGCGAGCATTACAGTAAGGTTATCGCCCTTGCTAGGCACGAACTAAATTTTACTCATGAAAAGCTTGAAGTAAAGATAGTAAATTTTGATGATTTTAAAGATGAGGTGCCATTTATCGCTGATGATGTATTTTGCGCGCTTGGCACGACGATGAAAGTGGCAAAGCACAAAGAGCAGTTTTACAAAGTCGATGTGACCTATCCGATAAATTTCGCTAAATTTGGCTTAGAGTGCGGCGCAAAACGCTTTGTTTTACTCTCAGCCGCAGGGGCAAACAGAAAGTCAGGCTCGTTTTACCTAAAGGCAAAAGGTCAGGCAGAAGCAAAGATAAAAGAGCTTGGATATAGCTCGTTTCATGTCGTTAGGCTGCCACTTATCGAGGCTGAGAGAAAGGAATTTAGACTTGGCGAGTATCTAGCGATAAAGGCGTTTAAATTTATCCCAAAAGGCTTTTTTGACGAGTATCGTCCGATGAGAGCGTCTGACATCGCTAAGGTGATCGTGCAAGTAGCGCAAGATGACCACAGCGAGGGTGTCAAAATTTATAGCCCGATGGAGTACGCGAAGTGA
- a CDS encoding SDR family NAD(P)-dependent oxidoreductase, giving the protein MKRYIAITGASSGIGAAAVKAFARRGELLEELKSEIAKFANVDVVIELCDLSNQENTLALWRNLEKFELKALINNAGFGDYNKVGEQNLEKITQMINLNIISLVTLSTLFTKKYKDKDTQLINISSIGGYKIVPNAVTYCASKFFVSAFSEGLYHELAQDKQAKMQAKVLAPAATKTEFGMVATSKESYDYDKAFKKYHTSEQMAEFLLRLYDSHYCVGSVDRDSFEFSLSKPKFDYAIKYEPKDN; this is encoded by the coding sequence GTGAAAAGATACATCGCCATCACTGGAGCAAGCTCAGGCATAGGAGCGGCCGCGGTAAAGGCATTTGCAAGGCGTGGCGAGCTTTTAGAAGAGCTAAAAAGCGAGATAGCCAAATTTGCAAATGTCGATGTGGTGATAGAGCTTTGCGACCTTTCAAATCAAGAAAATACCCTAGCTCTTTGGCGTAATTTAGAAAAATTTGAGTTAAAAGCGCTTATAAATAACGCTGGCTTTGGCGACTACAACAAGGTCGGCGAGCAAAATTTAGAAAAAATCACGCAGATGATAAATTTAAACATCATCTCGCTTGTCACGCTCTCAACGCTCTTTACTAAAAAATACAAAGACAAAGATACGCAGCTTATAAACATCTCTTCGATAGGTGGCTACAAGATCGTGCCAAATGCCGTCACATACTGCGCTAGCAAATTTTTCGTAAGTGCCTTTAGCGAGGGACTTTACCACGAGCTAGCACAGGACAAGCAGGCAAAAATGCAGGCAAAAGTCCTAGCTCCAGCTGCCACAAAGACAGAATTTGGCATGGTGGCAACTAGCAAAGAGAGCTACGATTACGACAAGGCGTTTAAAAAGTACCACACGAGCGAGCAGATGGCGGAGTTTTTGCTTCGCCTTTATGATAGCCATTACTGCGTTGGCTCGGTCGATAGAGATAGCTTTGAGTTTAGTTTAAGCAAGCCAAAATTTGACTACGCGATCAAATACGAGCCAAAAGATAACTAG
- a CDS encoding subtype B tannase: MKGVRVAILGVCLVGACFGGELKFNEKKFELKSVQVGERTLKFRAYEGIVYVSKPVSDYEILNFYVPEDKFGDQKTAIFMPNAIGGYMSAMPQKPEIQNEKPNATLEALLRGYVVASVGARGRTLKDGEKFIGKAPAAIVDLKAAVRYLKFNDKFMPGDANKIISNGTSAGGAMSALLGTSAGAKEYEPYLKELGATKADDQIYAASAYCPVINLEHEDEAYEWMFGDLDKFERLDLSSLNANTFNDRIKKPKTITGELNATQQELSRELKSKFPAYLNSLNLKDAKGHALSLDENGEGSFKEYISALISKAFTATKSSDKNTLTPKFITLDTQGCSLGYTFKLEDFIASLKRAKAVVAFDGFGLENPENDLFGDSKTPAKHFTKFAKERSGGEMADASVIKMMNAMNYAKNNEAAKFYRIRQGTNDTDLALAVPAMLALSLKNAGKEVDFEAVWGQGHGGDYDLDELFAWIKRVVEK, from the coding sequence ATGAAAGGCGTTAGAGTTGCTATTTTAGGGGTTTGTTTAGTAGGCGCTTGCTTTGGTGGCGAGCTTAAATTTAATGAAAAGAAATTTGAGCTAAAAAGCGTACAAGTTGGCGAGAGGACGCTTAAATTTAGAGCTTATGAGGGCATAGTCTATGTATCAAAGCCAGTTAGCGACTATGAGATTTTAAATTTCTACGTGCCAGAGGATAAATTTGGCGACCAAAAGACGGCCATTTTTATGCCAAATGCTATCGGTGGCTACATGAGCGCAATGCCACAAAAGCCAGAAATCCAAAACGAAAAGCCAAATGCCACCCTTGAAGCGCTTCTTAGAGGCTACGTCGTGGCAAGCGTTGGCGCTAGGGGCAGGACGCTAAAAGATGGCGAGAAATTTATCGGCAAAGCCCCAGCTGCGATAGTCGATCTAAAAGCGGCTGTTAGATATCTTAAATTTAACGACAAATTTATGCCAGGCGACGCAAATAAAATAATCTCAAACGGCACGAGCGCAGGCGGCGCGATGTCGGCACTTCTTGGCACAAGCGCAGGGGCAAAAGAGTATGAGCCATATCTTAAAGAGCTAGGCGCTACAAAGGCAGACGATCAAATTTATGCCGCTTCAGCCTACTGCCCTGTGATAAATTTAGAGCATGAGGACGAGGCGTATGAGTGGATGTTTGGGGATTTGGATAAATTTGAAAGGCTTGATCTTTCAAGTCTTAACGCGAACACTTTTAACGACAGGATCAAAAAGCCAAAGACTATCACGGGCGAGCTAAACGCCACACAACAAGAGCTCTCGCGCGAGCTAAAGAGCAAATTCCCAGCCTATCTAAACTCGCTAAATTTAAAAGACGCCAAAGGCCACGCGCTAAGCCTTGATGAAAACGGCGAGGGCAGCTTCAAAGAGTATATAAGCGCCCTCATCTCAAAGGCATTTACCGCTACAAAAAGCAGCGACAAAAACACGCTCACACCTAAATTTATAACTCTTGACACGCAGGGCTGCTCGCTTGGATATACATTTAAGCTAGAAGACTTCATCGCTTCGCTAAAACGCGCTAAAGCGGTGGTTGCCTTTGACGGATTTGGGCTAGAAAATCCTGAAAACGACCTCTTTGGCGATAGCAAAACGCCTGCAAAGCACTTTACTAAATTTGCAAAAGAGCGAAGCGGCGGCGAGATGGCAGACGCTAGCGTCATAAAGATGATGAATGCGATGAACTACGCTAAAAATAATGAAGCGGCGAAATTTTACCGCATAAGACAGGGCACAAACGACACCGACTTAGCCCTTGCCGTACCTGCTATGCTCGCGCTTTCGCTTAAAAATGCTGGCAAAGAGGTTGATTTTGAAGCGGTCTGGGGACAAGGACATGGCGGCGACTACGATTTAGACGAGCTTTTTGCTTGGATTAAAAGAGTGGTTGAGAAATAA
- a CDS encoding NAD(P)H-dependent oxidoreductase, with translation MSEILVVSGHTDLENSFANKIILGELKKHLPEAKFDILSELYKNYAIDVKAEQEKLVKADVIVLVYPFFWYGVPSLLQKWFEDVLVHGFSHGSKGDKLRGKKLVLSFTSGSPEELYKKEALQRYEIEEFLPSLKALANMCGMEFAGYVYSGGLSYQSRHDEAKLALMRQKALDHAKRLEELIGKIS, from the coding sequence ATGAGTGAAATTTTAGTCGTATCAGGTCACACCGACCTTGAAAATTCTTTTGCGAATAAGATCATCTTGGGCGAGCTAAAAAAGCACCTGCCAGAGGCTAAATTTGACATACTAAGCGAGCTTTATAAAAACTATGCTATCGATGTAAAAGCCGAGCAAGAAAAGCTAGTAAAAGCTGATGTAATCGTGCTTGTTTATCCATTTTTCTGGTACGGCGTGCCGTCACTTTTGCAAAAGTGGTTTGAGGATGTGCTAGTTCATGGCTTCTCTCATGGCAGCAAGGGAGATAAGCTACGTGGCAAAAAGCTGGTGCTTTCATTTACTTCTGGCTCGCCTGAGGAGCTTTATAAAAAAGAGGCGCTTCAGCGCTATGAGATAGAGGAATTTTTGCCGTCACTTAAGGCGTTAGCAAATATGTGTGGTATGGAGTTTGCAGGCTATGTTTATAGCGGAGGGTTATCATATCAGAGCAGGCACGATGAGGCAAAGCTTGCTTTGATGAGGCAAAAGGCGCTTGATCATGCAAAGAGGCTAGAGGAGCTGATAGGCAAAATTTCATGA
- a CDS encoding tannase/feruloyl esterase family alpha/beta hydrolase — protein MKKISLFCALALVSSTAFALDRAGCESLKDVKILNNEMIDAVWNESGEVSADKMSALTGGSKNTIKAKPHCVVHGKLYKRTGSDGKEYAIDYELRLPEQWNEKFLFQGGGGMDGFVAPALGAVPIRTSTATPALLRGYAVVTTNSGHPEPTAEFGLDQQARLDYAYQAIGKVTDASKQILATAYAKKPKHSYFMGCSNGGRAALIAVQRYPLEFDGVIAANPGFRLSRAAIAQQWDNQALMKIAPKNEKGEKIFANALTKDDLDKLSHAVLEKCDGLDGLKDGIINAWEACKFDPKSLNLEKQKIEAIEKIFNGAKNSKGEQIYSGWFYDSGVSAEGWRQWKLGDSQSTKPNARNITLSSGSVNYYFLTPAQPNFDTINFDFDKDTPKTFETAAINDAISTSLSTFSANGGKIIIVTGVSDPVFSAKDQRDWFKKLEADNENSQNFAAFFCATWDEPLRWRQRHR, from the coding sequence ATGAAGAAAATTTCACTTTTTTGCGCACTAGCACTTGTTAGTAGCACAGCTTTTGCCCTTGATAGGGCTGGATGTGAGAGTTTAAAAGATGTGAAAATTTTAAACAACGAGATGATAGACGCGGTGTGGAATGAGAGTGGCGAAGTATCAGCCGATAAGATGTCTGCGCTAACTGGTGGCAGTAAAAACACTATCAAAGCAAAGCCTCACTGCGTGGTGCATGGCAAACTATATAAGCGCACCGGCTCAGATGGCAAAGAGTATGCGATAGACTATGAGCTAAGGCTGCCAGAGCAGTGGAATGAGAAATTTTTATTTCAAGGTGGGGGCGGTATGGACGGCTTTGTAGCACCTGCTCTTGGCGCAGTGCCGATACGAACAAGCACAGCCACGCCAGCGCTTCTTAGAGGCTACGCGGTAGTTACAACAAACTCAGGACACCCAGAGCCAACGGCAGAGTTTGGGCTAGATCAGCAAGCAAGGCTAGACTACGCCTATCAGGCGATCGGCAAGGTAACGGACGCATCTAAGCAAATTTTAGCCACCGCATACGCCAAAAAGCCAAAACATAGCTACTTCATGGGCTGCTCAAATGGCGGTAGGGCAGCACTAATCGCAGTCCAGCGCTATCCACTTGAATTTGATGGCGTCATCGCTGCAAACCCTGGCTTTAGGCTATCTCGCGCGGCGATCGCTCAGCAGTGGGACAACCAAGCCCTTATGAAGATAGCTCCGAAAAATGAAAAAGGCGAGAAAATTTTTGCAAATGCCCTAACTAAGGACGACCTTGACAAGCTAAGCCACGCCGTGCTAGAAAAATGTGACGGCTTAGACGGACTAAAAGATGGGATCATCAATGCTTGGGAGGCGTGCAAATTTGATCCAAAAAGTCTAAATTTAGAGAAGCAAAAGATAGAGGCGATAGAGAAAATCTTTAACGGAGCCAAAAACAGCAAGGGCGAGCAAATTTATAGCGGCTGGTTTTACGACTCAGGCGTGAGCGCTGAGGGCTGGAGGCAGTGGAAGCTGGGCGACTCACAAAGCACCAAGCCAAACGCTAGAAATATCACGCTTTCAAGCGGCTCGGTGAATTATTATTTTCTAACGCCAGCACAGCCAAATTTTGACACGATAAATTTTGACTTTGACAAAGACACGCCAAAGACTTTCGAGACCGCAGCGATAAATGACGCCATCTCAACAAGCCTTAGCACATTTAGCGCAAATGGCGGCAAGATAATCATCGTAACTGGCGTTTCAGACCCAGTTTTCTCGGCAAAAGATCAAAGGGATTGGTTTAAAAAGCTAGAGGCTGATAATGAAAATAGCCAAAATTTCGCGGCATTTTTTTGCGCTACCTGGGATGAACCACTGCGGTGGCGGCAACGGCATAGATGA
- a CDS encoding ferritin family protein, with protein sequence MRQYETYKCEKCGNEIEVQKVGGGTLTCCGEEMKCITENLTAVNLMKAFAGESQARNKYELYGDLAKEAGYHAIARHFYEAAENEKWHARAEFKKYHELMNDPIDKMDKNLLDAAAGENYEHTTMYPDFAKIAKEEELRDVERLFNAIGKVEVEHEREYLELKKMLDEEGFFESDEEDIWVCEVCGHVHRGKKAPGACPLCKAPKEYFKREFLG encoded by the coding sequence ATGAGACAGTACGAAACATACAAATGCGAAAAATGCGGCAACGAGATCGAGGTGCAAAAGGTTGGCGGCGGTACACTAACCTGTTGCGGCGAAGAGATGAAGTGCATCACTGAAAATTTAACAGCGGTAAATTTGATGAAGGCATTTGCTGGCGAATCACAAGCTAGAAACAAGTATGAGCTTTACGGTGATCTAGCCAAAGAAGCAGGCTATCATGCTATTGCTAGGCACTTTTACGAGGCAGCTGAAAATGAGAAATGGCACGCAAGAGCGGAGTTTAAAAAATATCACGAGCTAATGAACGATCCGATCGATAAGATGGATAAAAATTTACTTGATGCAGCAGCTGGCGAAAACTACGAGCATACGACAATGTATCCAGACTTTGCAAAGATCGCAAAAGAAGAAGAGCTAAGAGATGTTGAGAGGCTATTTAACGCGATCGGCAAGGTTGAGGTTGAGCATGAGAGGGAGTATCTAGAGCTTAAAAAGATGCTTGATGAAGAGGGCTTTTTTGAGAGTGATGAAGAAGATATCTGGGTTTGTGAGGTCTGCGGACACGTTCACAGAGGCAAAAAAGCTCCAGGTGCTTGCCCGCTTTGCAAAGCTCCAAAAGAGTATTTTAAGCGCGAATTCCTAGGCTAA